A region of the Acidobacteriota bacterium genome:
GGACCGCCAGCTCGCGGAGGTCGAGTTTGGAGATGCGCAGCGACTTTCGCGCTGCCAGACAGACCAGGACGAGGACCAGCGCACCGCCAGCGACCCGCAGGACGGCCCAACCCCGCGGGGGAATGTCGGCGATGACGAGCCGCGCCGCGATGTAGTGCAACCCGTAGAAGAGTTGGACGACGACCAGGGCCACGACGACCGATAGCCTCTGGCTTGGAGGGTTCACGATTCAGACACGATGACACAAAAAAAGCCCGGCCGTTGCCGGCCGGGCTTCTCGAGTGTCTCTTCAGGCAGGGGACTAGAAGCCGCCCATGCCACCCATGCCGCCCATCTCCGGGTTCGGCGCCGCGGCTGCGGTCTTCTCATCCGGGATCTCGCTGATCAACGCTTCGGTTGTCAGCATGAGGCCCGCGATGGAGCCGGCGTTCTGCAGGGCGGAACGCACGACCTTGGTGGGGTCGATGATGCCGCTGTTGACCATGTTGACCATCTTCTCGGCCTGAGCATCGAAGCCCTTGTCCGCGTCGAGGTCGAGGACCTCCTTGACGACGACCGAACCTTCGTGACCGGCGTTGTTGGCGATCTGACGGAGCGGCTCCTCGACCGCGCGACGGACGATGCGGACGCCAATCGCCTGGTCGTCGTTCTTGATGGTCTTGCTGAGCTTGTCGAGCGCCTTCTGCGAGCGAAGCAGCGCAACACCGCCACCGGGGACGATGCCTTCTTCGACGGCAGCCTTGGTGGAATGCATGGCGTCCTCGACGCGGGCTTTCTTCTCCTTCATCTCGGACTCGGTGGCAGCACCGACCTTGATGACGGCCACACCACCGACCAACTTGGCGAGACGCTCCTGGAGCTTCTCTCGATCATAGTCGGAGCTGGTCTCCTCGACCTGGTTGCGGATCTGGGCCACACGCCCGGCGATCTCGGCCTTCTTGCCGCCACCCTCGACGATGGTGGTGTTGTCCTTGTCGATGACGACCTTCTTGGCACGCCCGAGGTCGGTCAGCTTGATGCTCTCAAGCTTGATGCCGAGATCCTCGGAGATGCAGGTGCCACCGGTCAGGATCGCGAGATCCTCCAGCATGGCCTTCCGGCGATCGCCGAAGCCCGGGGCCTTGACGGCGGCCACGTGAAGGGTGCCACGGAGTTTGTTGACGACCAGGGTGGCGAGAGCCTCACCCTCGATGTCCTCGGCGACGATGACAAGCGGCTTGCTGGTCTTGGCGACCTGCTCCAGGACCGGAAGGAGATCCTTCATGTTGGAGATCTTCTTCTCGTGGATCAGCA
Encoded here:
- the groL gene encoding chaperonin GroEL (60 kDa chaperone family; promotes refolding of misfolded polypeptides especially under stressful conditions; forms two stacked rings of heptamers to form a barrel-shaped 14mer; ends can be capped by GroES; misfolded proteins enter the barrel where they are refolded when GroES binds) — translated: MSAKNIAYAEDARQLMLRGVNRLADAVKITLGPKGRNVVLEKKFGSPLSTKDGVSVAKEIELEDPRENMGAQLVREVASKTSDIAGDGTTTATVLAQSIFREGVKAVTAGSNPMDIKRGIELAVETAVDSIQKLSVPVAGKAIAQVGSISANSDPMIGKIIAQAMDKVGKDGVITVEEAKGLDTSLEVVEGMQFDRGYLSPYFVTDSERMEVSLEDCHLLIHEKKISNMKDLLPVLEQVAKTSKPLVIVAEDIEGEALATLVVNKLRGTLHVAAVKAPGFGDRRKAMLEDLAILTGGTCISEDLGIKLESIKLTDLGRAKKVVIDKDNTTIVEGGGKKAEIAGRVAQIRNQVEETSSDYDREKLQERLAKLVGGVAVIKVGAATESEMKEKKARVEDAMHSTKAAVEEGIVPGGGVALLRSQKALDKLSKTIKNDDQAIGVRIVRRAVEEPLRQIANNAGHEGSVVVKEVLDLDADKGFDAQAEKMVNMVNSGIIDPTKVVRSALQNAGSIAGLMLTTEALISEIPDEKTAAAAPNPEMGGMGGMGGF